One Streptomyces drozdowiczii DNA segment encodes these proteins:
- a CDS encoding amidohydrolase family protein: MCVSDTNRRDFFKTAAAAGIAVAGVPALAGPASAHAPERTGFLGERIALTNVRVFDGDQVTSPRTVVIDNGRIGISALGARRIDCGGAVLLPGLTDAHIHLRDVDTLHALAGAGVTTGLDMASFPPSLVDSLRGLPGLTDIRSAGTPAVAPGSPQSQIPTFPADAVLTGPEQAAPFVRSRIAEGSDYIKIIIDEPGLSPETIKAVTSAAHSAGRLVMAHATSTAAVVRALDAKVDMIHHVPMDSALSAAVAARYVSSGTVAVPTLTMMEGFGNLGIPGMDYAAAEGSVAALRRAGARILAGTDANLTPGIPVHPPYGAALHHELELLVHAGLTHREALRAATKLPAQAFGLWDRGTIRVGNRADLVLIDGNPLTDITATRAVRRVWIGGVEYAPTAA, translated from the coding sequence ATGTGTGTCAGCGACACGAACCGACGTGACTTCTTCAAGACGGCCGCAGCGGCCGGCATCGCCGTCGCGGGAGTGCCGGCCCTGGCCGGCCCCGCCTCCGCCCACGCACCGGAACGCACCGGCTTCCTCGGCGAACGGATCGCCCTGACGAACGTCCGGGTCTTCGACGGCGACCAGGTGACCTCGCCCCGCACCGTGGTCATCGACAACGGACGCATCGGCATCAGCGCGCTCGGCGCGCGCCGGATCGACTGCGGAGGGGCGGTGCTGCTCCCCGGCCTGACCGACGCGCACATCCATCTGCGGGATGTCGACACGCTGCACGCGCTGGCCGGTGCCGGAGTGACCACCGGCCTGGACATGGCCTCGTTCCCGCCGTCGCTGGTCGACTCGCTGCGCGGACTGCCCGGCCTGACCGACATCCGCAGCGCGGGCACGCCCGCGGTGGCACCCGGGAGCCCGCAGAGCCAGATCCCCACCTTCCCGGCGGACGCGGTGCTGACCGGCCCCGAGCAGGCCGCCCCCTTCGTACGCAGCCGGATCGCCGAGGGTTCGGACTACATCAAGATCATCATCGATGAGCCGGGGCTCTCGCCGGAGACCATCAAGGCCGTGACGTCGGCCGCGCACTCCGCCGGCCGGCTCGTCATGGCCCACGCGACCTCAACGGCCGCGGTGGTACGCGCACTTGACGCGAAGGTCGACATGATCCACCACGTCCCCATGGACAGCGCGCTGTCGGCCGCGGTCGCGGCCCGGTACGTCTCGTCGGGCACCGTCGCGGTGCCCACCTTGACGATGATGGAGGGCTTCGGAAACCTCGGGATACCCGGCATGGACTACGCGGCCGCCGAAGGCAGCGTCGCCGCGCTGCGCCGGGCCGGGGCACGGATCCTGGCGGGCACGGACGCGAACCTCACGCCGGGCATTCCCGTGCACCCGCCGTACGGCGCCGCGCTGCACCACGAGTTGGAGCTGCTGGTCCACGCGGGCCTCACCCACCGCGAGGCGCTGCGGGCGGCGACGAAGCTCCCCGCGCAGGCGTTCGGCCTGTGGGACCGCGGCACCATCCGGGTCGGGAACCGCGCCGACCTCGTCCTGATCGACGGGAATCCGCTCACCGACATCACCGCGACGCGCGCCGTGCGGCGCGTCTGGATCGGTGGGGTCGAGTACGCCCCCACCGCCGCGTGA
- a CDS encoding transketolase-like TK C-terminal-containing protein encodes MTTAPTAPRRTPDTTLDVLHRIEDRVLWLSSAIVHHANRVRPNPSGLKVGGHQASCASMVSIMTALWFRHLRPEDRVSVKPHASPVLHAINHLLGDLDASYLPTLRAFGGLQSYPSRSKDPDTVDYSTGSVGIGATATIWGALARRYADRSAGEGFKGRQYALVGDAELDEGAVWEAVLDPQVADLGELVWIVDLNRQSLDRVVPNMAAGRLHGMFAAAGWQVLTLKYGHLLERLFERPGGAALRARIDGMANPEYQRLLRCSAGHLRERLPGTGAEAPAIAALLAETDDATLMEAVRNLGGHDLTALDAALSEVDDHRPTVVFAYTVKGHGLPTQGHPQNHSSLLTEGQMRQLAAEVGADPDDPWQGFPADSAAARLCAETGARLRRDPVRMTAPPAMPTDTGRTPTGVATTQAALGRTLLDLTRTAPEAARRVVTVSPDVSSSTNLGGWVNKVGVWSPTERVDWFADDAETILHWRERPTGQHIELGIAETNLVGILGELGATWSRWGEPLLPIGVMYDPFVNRALEPWSYGIYAGGQSILVGTPSGVTLAPEGGAHQSITTPSLGIEQPGCTTWEPAFALDTEWTLLAALSRLGRPDGGSAYLRLSTRPVDQTLARVPSDPAARERRRRQVVAGAYPLRRRSGAKVTIAAMGAMVPEALAAADRLQGLGVPADVVCVVSPGLLYQAMDARAGNGEAPDWILDQVFPAERATPLVTVLDGHPHTLAFLSALHGVPARRLGVTRFGQSGSLEEVYRHHGIDTDGIVAAALDLTE; translated from the coding sequence ATGACCACCGCACCGACCGCCCCCCGGCGGACCCCGGACACGACCCTCGACGTGCTGCACAGGATCGAGGACCGCGTGCTGTGGCTGTCCAGCGCGATCGTGCACCACGCCAACCGGGTGCGCCCCAACCCCTCCGGGCTCAAGGTGGGCGGCCACCAGGCGTCCTGCGCCTCGATGGTGTCCATCATGACCGCCCTCTGGTTCCGCCATCTGCGCCCCGAGGACCGCGTCTCCGTCAAACCGCACGCCTCGCCCGTGCTGCACGCCATCAACCACCTGCTCGGTGACCTGGACGCGTCCTACCTGCCCACGCTGCGCGCCTTCGGCGGCCTCCAGAGCTACCCGAGCCGCTCCAAGGACCCCGACACCGTCGACTACTCCACCGGCTCGGTCGGCATCGGCGCCACGGCGACGATCTGGGGTGCGCTGGCCCGCCGTTACGCGGACCGGAGCGCCGGCGAGGGCTTCAAGGGCCGCCAGTACGCGCTGGTCGGCGACGCCGAACTGGACGAGGGCGCGGTGTGGGAGGCGGTGCTCGACCCGCAGGTCGCCGACCTCGGCGAGCTGGTCTGGATCGTCGACCTCAACCGGCAGTCCCTCGACCGCGTGGTGCCGAACATGGCGGCCGGCCGGCTGCACGGCATGTTCGCAGCGGCCGGCTGGCAGGTCCTCACCCTCAAATACGGCCACCTGCTGGAGCGGCTGTTCGAGCGTCCGGGCGGCGCCGCGCTGCGGGCCCGTATCGACGGGATGGCCAACCCGGAGTACCAGCGGCTGCTGCGCTGCTCGGCCGGGCACCTGCGCGAACGGCTGCCCGGCACCGGCGCCGAGGCCCCCGCGATCGCCGCCCTGCTCGCGGAGACCGACGACGCCACCCTCATGGAGGCGGTCCGCAACCTCGGCGGCCACGACCTGACCGCCCTCGACGCCGCGCTCTCCGAGGTGGACGACCACCGGCCCACGGTCGTCTTCGCGTACACCGTGAAAGGCCACGGCCTGCCCACCCAGGGGCACCCGCAGAACCACTCCTCCCTGCTGACGGAGGGCCAGATGCGGCAGCTCGCCGCCGAAGTGGGCGCCGATCCCGACGACCCCTGGCAGGGCTTCCCCGCGGACTCGGCGGCCGCCCGCCTGTGCGCCGAGACCGGCGCGCGGCTGCGCCGGGACCCCGTCCGGATGACGGCGCCCCCGGCGATGCCCACCGACACGGGCCGGACCCCGACGGGCGTCGCGACCACCCAGGCGGCGCTCGGCCGTACGCTGCTCGACCTGACCCGCACCGCGCCCGAGGCGGCCCGCCGCGTGGTCACCGTCAGCCCCGACGTCAGCTCCTCGACCAATCTGGGCGGCTGGGTCAACAAGGTCGGCGTCTGGTCGCCCACGGAGCGCGTGGACTGGTTCGCCGACGACGCGGAGACCATCCTGCACTGGCGGGAACGGCCGACCGGCCAGCACATCGAGCTGGGTATCGCCGAGACCAACCTGGTCGGAATCCTGGGCGAGTTGGGCGCCACCTGGAGCCGCTGGGGCGAGCCGCTGCTGCCGATCGGGGTGATGTACGACCCCTTCGTGAACCGCGCCCTGGAGCCCTGGTCCTACGGCATCTACGCGGGCGGCCAGTCGATCCTGGTCGGAACCCCTTCCGGCGTCACCCTGGCGCCCGAGGGCGGGGCCCACCAGTCCATCACCACGCCCTCCCTCGGCATCGAGCAGCCCGGCTGCACGACCTGGGAGCCCGCCTTCGCCCTCGACACCGAGTGGACGCTGCTGGCGGCGCTGTCCCGCCTCGGCCGGCCCGACGGGGGCTCCGCCTACCTGCGGCTGTCCACCCGGCCCGTCGACCAGACCCTCGCCCGGGTGCCGTCCGACCCGGCGGCCCGGGAACGCCGCCGCCGCCAGGTCGTGGCCGGGGCGTATCCGCTGCGCAGGCGGAGCGGGGCGAAGGTGACCATCGCGGCCATGGGGGCCATGGTGCCCGAGGCCCTGGCCGCCGCCGACCGGTTGCAGGGCCTCGGCGTCCCGGCCGACGTGGTGTGCGTGGTCAGCCCGGGGCTGCTCTACCAGGCGATGGACGCCCGCGCGGGCAACGGCGAGGCGCCGGACTGGATCCTGGACCAGGTCTTCCCCGCGGAGCGGGCCACGCCCCTGGTCACCGTGCTGGACGGTCACCCGCACACGCTGGCGTTCCTGTCCGCCCTCCACGGCGTGCCCGCGCGCAGGCTGGGCGTCACCCGCTTCGGGCAGTCCGGCTCCCTGGAGGAGGTCTACCGCCACCACGGCATCGACACCGACGGCATCGTCGCCGCGGCCCTGGACCTGACGGAGTGA
- a CDS encoding Lrp/AsnC family transcriptional regulator, producing the protein MPSSERIDPTDARLLLALAAHPRATAVALAEASGLSRNTVQARLAALDRDGAVASFERRVEPAALGYPLTAFVTTRVAQRRLDEVAHALAAIPEVLQVHGLTGDTDLLVQVAATDAEDLYRVAGHILGIPGVERTATSLVMRQLVPYRLAPLLRRTAARRVVP; encoded by the coding sequence GTGCCCAGTTCCGAGCGGATCGACCCCACCGACGCCCGCCTGCTGCTGGCCCTCGCCGCTCATCCCCGCGCCACCGCGGTGGCGCTCGCCGAGGCGAGCGGGCTGAGCCGCAACACCGTCCAGGCACGGCTGGCGGCCCTGGACCGCGACGGCGCCGTGGCGTCCTTCGAGCGGCGTGTCGAGCCGGCGGCCCTCGGCTATCCGCTCACCGCCTTCGTCACCACCCGGGTGGCCCAGCGCAGGCTGGACGAGGTCGCCCACGCGCTCGCGGCGATCCCCGAAGTCCTCCAGGTGCACGGGCTGACCGGTGACACCGACCTGCTGGTCCAGGTGGCGGCGACGGACGCCGAGGACCTGTACCGGGTGGCCGGCCACATCCTCGGCATACCCGGGGTGGAACGCACCGCCACATCGCTCGTCATGCGCCAACTGGTCCCCTACCGGCTCGCCCCGCTGCTGCGCCGGACCGCCGCCCGCCGAGTCGTTCCGTGA